In Hypomesus transpacificus isolate Combined female chromosome 4, fHypTra1, whole genome shotgun sequence, the following are encoded in one genomic region:
- the LOC124467417 gene encoding trichohyalin-like, with the protein MEIEKKEAEKHMAELKEEEQDIKESINKMRDNLEQNTAEIQQQRHEIDRAMGELHIKKNELELSSIEVNKQRDEMSNEKIQVEQDKQNIRGKKVELERIKTELQEKSENLDQLMDMTKREKDGLEEISGQIQKEKEDITKQMEDVKNRILDLEAMKAEVESEKQGIEDIKKMLSDERDDLKQMKIELESQHLHIDNTKGRINMAMDKLEERKTEMEKEKKEAEKHRAELKEEEQDIKESINKMRDNLEQNTAEIQQQRHEVDRAMGELHIKKNELELSSIEVNKQRDEMSKEKIQVEQDKQNIQGEKVELERIKTELQERSENLDQHMDMTKREKEGLEEISGQIQKEREDIR; encoded by the exons atggaaatagagaaaaaagaagcagaaaagcacatggctgaattgaaagaggaagagcaagacattaaggagagtatcaacaagatgagagacaaccttgagcagaacacggctgaaatacaacaacagagacatgagatagacagggcaatgggagaattacacatcaaaaagaatgaactagaactaagctctatagaggtcaataaacagagagatgagatgtcaaatgaaaagatccaggtggagcaagacaaacaaaatattcgaggtaaaaaggttgaactggaacggatcaagactgagttacaagaaaagtcagagaatctagatcaactcatggacatgacaaaacgagaaaaggacggccttgaagagatttctggccagattcagaaggaaaaagaggatattacaaaacaaatggaagatgtcaagaatagaatactggatctggaggcaatgaaagctgaagttgagtcagagaaacaaggaattgaagacatcaagaagatgcTGTCAGATGAAAGAGATGACCTGAAACAGATGAAGATTGAGTTGGAAAGCCAACACCTACACATTGACAACACCAAGGGTAGGATTAATATGGCAATGGATAagttggaagagaggaagactgaaatggaaaaagagaaaaaagaagcagaaaagcacagggctgaattgaaagaggaagagcaagacattaaggagagtatcaacaagatgagagacaaccttgagcagaacacggctgaaatacaacaacagagacatgaggtagacagggcaatgggagaattacacatcaaaaagaatgaactggaactaagctctatagaggtgaataaacagagagatgagatgtcaaaggaaaagatccaggtggagcaagacaaacaaaatattcaaggtgaaaaggttgaactggaacggatcaagactgagttacaagaaaggtcagagaatctagatcaacacatggacatgacaaaacgagaaaaggagggccttgaagagatttctggccagattcagaaggaaagagaggatatta GGTAG
- the LOC124467418 gene encoding cingulin-like: MGELHIKKNELELSSIEVNKQRDEMSKEKIQVEQDKQNIRGKKVELERIKTELQEKSENLDQLMDMTKREKEGLEEISGQIQKEREDITKQMEDVKNRILDLEAMKAEVESEKQGIEDIKKMLSDERVDLKQMKIELESQHLHIDNTKGRINMAMDKLEERKTEMEKEKKEAEKHRAELKEEEQDIKESINKMRDNLEQNTAEIQQQRDEVDRAMGELNIKKNELELSSIEVNKQRDEMSKEKIQVEQDKQNIQGEKVELERIKTELQERSENLDQLMGELHIKKNELELSSIEVNKQRDEMSNEKIQVEQDKQNIRGKKVELERIKTELQEKSENLDQLMDMTKREKEGLEEISGQIQKEREDITKQMEDVKNRTLDLEAMKAEVESEKQGIEDIKKMLSDERDDLKQMKIELESQHLHIDNTKGRINMAMDKLEERKTEMEKEKKEAEKHRAELKEEEQDIKESINKMRDNLEQNTAEIQQQRDEVDRAMGELNIKKNELELSSIEVNKQRDEMSKEKIQVEQDKQNIQSEKVELERIKTELQERSENLDQLMDMTKREKEGLEEISGQIQKEREDITKQMEDVKNRTLDLEAMKAEVESEKQGIEDIKKMLSDERDDLKQMKIELESQHLHIDNTKGRINMAMDKLEERKTEMEKEKKEAEKHRAELKEEEQDIKESINKMRDNLEQNTAEIQQQRDEVDRAMGELNIKKNELKLSSIEVNKQRDEMSKEKIQVEQDKQNIQGEKVELERIKTELQERSENLDQLMDMTKREKEGLEEISGQIQKEREDITKQMEDVKNRTLDLEAMKAEVELQKQGIEDIKKILSNGREEIERVKIEMEAEKKNIKNLNRKMKEDMNVLEERKAEMEIEKKEAEKHMAELKEEEQDIKESINKMEDNLEQITAEIQQKRDKLEMTRGEQNIKIELKGSTSEMNRQRDELSNEKSKMERDKQNIQDEKAELERIKTELQKSSENLDQLMDMTKREKEGLEEISGQILKEREDITKQMEDVKNRTQVLEAMKAEVELEKQGIEDIKKMISNGREEIEQVKIEMDAEQKNINNLNRKMKEDMNVLEERKAEMEKEKKEAEKHMAELKEEEQDIKESINKMRDNLEQNTAEIQQQRDEVDRAMGELNIKKNELELSSIEVNKQRDEMSKEKIQVEQDKQNIQGEKVELELIKTELQERSENLDQLMDMTKREKEGLEEISGQIQKEREDITKQMEHVKNRTQVLEAMQAEVESEKQGIENIKKMMSNERDDLKQMKIELESQRLDIDNTKGRIRMAMDELEERKTEMEKEKKEAEKHMAELKEEEQDIKERITKMRDNLEQITAEIQQQRVDVEMTLGELNIKKNELEASTIQLYTLRDEISSEDSELDKLHLENLEIIINKRGDELKSMKTEIQNQQIETKDSKEQVDAETQTQVLEMENIKAETQIAKEELKKSGSNTYLEEGTSLLQGQKLMLVETEKQRQLGDSTQSTEQEEPAWTSTTEQVLLDQRSEETLSKIDHLKNIWLEAKTERKEIERMKHRVQEMRELLERRLEVIQKHELVQRARLQREKEELEKMEAELKRSNQTLNREWDRDKRKLEEKDKELEMIKAEMLKQIERLQVGMESKSQSQLMTDIGMQTSEEDLGHERSTKRVREEDLSEIILLERSWREETTGDFDRSNLEFRGQGHAEGGALGTKTQVRSGGALEGLPEVLRRIWRLCCCFCCSRCCGVREEEEDENL, from the exons atgggagaattacacatcaaaaagaatgaactagaactaagctctatagaggtgaataaacagagagatgagatgtcaaaggaaaagatccaggtggagcaagacaaacaaaatattcgaggtaaaaaggttgaactggaacggatcaagactgagttacaagaaaagtcagagaatctagatcaactcatggacatgacaaaacgagaaaaggagggccttgaagagatttctggccagattcagaaggaaagagaggatattacaaaacaaatggaagatgtcaagaatagaatactggatctggaggcaatgaaagctgaagttgagtcagagaaacaaggaattgaagacatcaagaagatgcTGTCAGATGAAAGAGTTGACCTGAAACAGATGAAGATTGAGTTGGAAAGCCAACACCTACACATTGACAACACCAAGGGTAGGATTAATATGGCAATGGATAagttggaagagaggaagactgaaatggaaaaagagaaaaaagaagcagaaaagcacagggctgaattgaaagaggaagagcaagacattaaggagagtatcaacaagatgagagacaaccttgagcagaacacggctgaaatacaacaacagagagatgaggtagacagggcaatgggagaattaaacatcaaaaagaatgaactggaactaagctctatagaggtgaataaacagagagatgagatgtcaaaggaaaagatccaggtggagcaagacaaacaaaatattcaaggtgaaaaggttgaactggaacggatcaagactgagttacaagaaaggtcagagaatctagatcaactcatg ggagaattacacatcaaaaagaatgaactagaactaagctctatagaggtgaataaacagagagatgagatgtcaaatgaaaagatccaggtggagcaagacaaacaaaatattcgaggtaaaaaggttgaactggaacggatcaagactgagttacaagaaaagtcagagaatctagatcaactcatggacatgacaaaacgagaaaaggagggccttgaagagatttctggccagattcagaaggaaagagaggatattacaaaacaaatggaagatgtcaagaatagaacactggatctggaggcaatgaaagctgaagttgagtcagagaaacaaggaattgaagacatcaagaagatgcTGTCAGATGAAAGAGATGACCTGAAACAGATGAAGATTGAGTTGGAAAGCCAACACCTACACATTGACAACACCAAGGGTAGGATTAATATGGCAATGGATAagttggaagagaggaagactgaaatggaaaaagagaaaaaagaagcagaaaagcacagggctgaattgaaagaggaagagcaagacattaaggagagtatcaacaagatgagagacaaccttgagcagaacacggctgaaatacaacaacagagagatgaggtagacagggcaatgggagaattaaacatcaaaaagaatgaactggaactaagctctatagaggtgaataaacagagagatgagatgtcaaaggaaaagatccaggtggagcaagacaaacaaaatattcaaagtgaaaaggttgaactggaacggatcaagactgagttacaagaaaggtcagagaatctagatcaactcatggacatgacaaaacgagaaaaggagggccttgaagagatttctggccagattcagaaggaaagagaggatattacaaaacaaatggaagatgtcaagaatagaacactggatctggaggcaatgaaagctgaagttgagtcagagaaacaaggaattgaagacatcaagaagatgcTGTCAGATGAAAGAGATGACCTGAAACAGATGAAGATTGAGTTGGAAAGCCAACACCTACACATTGACAACACCAAGGGTAGGATTAATATGGCAATGGATAagttggaagagaggaagactgaaatggaaaaagagaaaaaagaagcagaaaagcacagggctgaattgaaagaggaagagcaagacattaaggagagtatcaacaagatgagagacaaccttgagcagaacacggctgaaatacaacaacagagagatgaggtagacagggcaatgggagaattaaacatcaaaaagaatgaactgaaactaagctctatagaggtgaataaacagagagatgagatgtcaaaggaaaagatccaggtggagcaagacaaacaaaatattcaaggtgaaaaggttgaactggaacggatcaagactgagttacaagaaaggtcagagaatctagatcaactcatggacatgacaaaacgagaaaaggagggccttgaagagatttctggccagattcagaaggaaagagaggatattacaaaacaaatggaagatgtcaagaatagaacactggatctggaggcaatgaagGCTGAAGTTGAGTTACAGAAACAAGGAATcgaagacatcaagaagattctatcaaacgggagagaagagattgaacgagtcaagattgagatggaagcagaaaagaaaaatataaagaacctgaacagaaaaatgaaagaagatatgaatgtgctggaagagagaaaggctgaaatggaaatagagaaaaaagaagcagaaaagcacatggctgaattgaaagaggaagagcaagacattaaagagagtatcaacaagatggaagacaaccttgagcagatcacggctgaaatacaacaaaAGAGAGATAAATTAGAAATGACAAGGGGCGAACAAAATATCAAGATTGAATTAAAAGGAAGCACATCAGAGATgaatagacagagagatgagTTGTCAaatgaaaagagcaagatggaacgagacaaacaaaatattcaagaTGAAAAGGCtgaactggaacggatcaagactgagttacaaAAAAGTTCAGAAaatctagatcaactcatggacatgacaaaacgagaaaaggagggccttgaagagatttctggACAGATtctgaaggaaagagaggatattacaaaacaaatggaagatgtcaagaatagaacacAGGTTCTTGAGGCAATGAAAGCTGAAGTTGAGTTAGAGAAACAAGGAATcgaagacatcaagaagatgATATCAAATGGGAGAGAAGAGATAGAACAAGTCAAGATTGAGATGGATGCAGAACAGAAAAATATAAACAACctgaacagaaaaatgaaagaagatatgaatgtgctggaagagaggaaggctgaaatggaaaaagagaaaaaagaagcagaaaagcacatggctgaattgaaagaggaagagcaagacattaaggagagtatcaacaagatgagagacaaccttgagcagaacacggctgaaatacaacaacagagagatgaggtagacagggcaatgggagaattaaacatcaaaaagaatgaactggaactaagctctatagaggtgaataaacagagagatgagatgtcaaaggaaaagatccaggtggagcaagacaaacaaaatattcaaggtgaaaaggttgaactggaactgatcaagactgagttacaagaaaggtcagagaatctagatcaactcatggacatgacaaaacgagaaaaggagggccttgaagagatttctggccagattcagaaggaaagagaggatattacaaaacaaatggaacatgtcaagaatagaacacAGGTTCTTGAGGCAATGCAAGCTGAAGTTGAGTCAGAGAAACAAGGaattgaaaacatcaagaagatGATGTCAAATGAAAGAGATGACCTGAAACAGATGAAGATTGAGTTGGAAAGCCAACGCCTAGACATTGACAACACCAAGGGTAGAATTAGAATGGCAATGGATGagctggaagagaggaagactgaaatggaaaaagagaaaaaagaagcagaaaagcacatggctgaattgaaagaggaagagcaagacattaaggagagGATCACCAAGATGAGAGACAATCTTGAGCAGATcacggctgaaatacaacaacagagagtTGACGTAGAGATGACCCTGGGAGAATTAAACATAAAAAAGAATGAACTGGAAGCAAGCACTATACAGTTGTATACACTGAGAGATGAGATATCAAGTGAAGATTCGGAACTAGACAAACTACATTTAGAAAATCTAgaaattataataaataaacGAGGAGATGAGCTGAAATCTATGAAGACCGAAATACAAAATCAACAAATAGAGACAAAGGACTCAAAGGAACAGGTCGATGCAGAAACACAAACCCAGGTGTTAGAGATGGAGAACATCAAAGCTGAGACACAAATAGCCAAAGAGGAGCTGAAAAAGAGTGGAAGCAACACATATCTGGAAGAGGGAACAAGTCTACTTCAGGGGCAGAAGCTGATGCTGGTGGAGACTGAGAAACAAAGGCAGCTTGGAGATTCCACTCAATCCACTGAACAGGAGGAACCTGCATGGACATCAACAACTGAGCAGGTGCTCCTAGACCAGAGGTCAGAGGAGACACTCTCAAAGATAGATCATCTGAAGAACATCTGGCTGGAGGCCAAAACTGAgaggaaagagatagagaggatgaAACATCGAGTTCAGGAGATGAGAGAACTCCTGGAAAGAAGACTGGAGGTGATCCAAAAACACGAGCTGGTTCAGAGAGCACGactacaaagagagaaagaggagctgGAAAAGATGGAGGCGGAGCTCAAAAGAAGTAACCAAACTCTGAACAGAGAATGGGATAGAGACAAGAGGAAACTCGAGGAGAAAGATAAAGAACTGGAAATGATAAAGGCGGAGATGCTAAAACAGATTGAAAGACTCCAGGTCGGCATGGAGAGCAAGTCACAATCACAATTAATGACAGATATAGGTATGCAAACTTCAGAGGAGGACCTTGGACATGAGAGATCAaccaagagagtgagagaggaggatctATCAGAGATAATTCTTCTCGAAAGATCTTGGAGAGAAGAAACCACAGGGGACTTTGACAGATCTAATCTGGAGTTCAGAGGTCAAGGTCATGCTGAGGGAGGAGCGTTGGGCACAAAGACTCAGGTGAGATCAGGAGGAGCTCTGGAGGGATTACCTGAGGTGCTTCGGAGGATTTGGCGCCTCTGTTGTTGCTTCTGCTGCAGCCGCTGCTGTGGAgtaagagaagaagaggaggatgagaactTGTGA
- the lypla2 gene encoding acyl-protein thioesterase 2 codes for MCGNNMSVPLLAEAVTVSGTEKETAAVIFLHGLGDSGHGWADAMTAIRLPHVKYICPHAPRIPVTLNMKMTMPSWFDLMGLSPDSPEDEAGIKRAAENIKAIIDHEAKNGIPPNRVLLGGFSQGGALSLYTALTCQQQLAGVVALSCWLPLHKTFPQAASASANKNIPILQCHGEMDQMIPVQFGAMTAEKLKTIVSPTKITFKSYPGLQHSSCPQEMEAVKEFIEKQLPRI; via the exons ATGTGTGGCAACAACATGTCAGTGCCGCTGCTTGCCGAGGCCGTGACGGTGTCAGGGACGGAGAAGGAGACCGCTGCG GTAATCTTCCTCCATGGGTTGGGTGATTCAGG GCATGGATGGGCAGATGCCATGACTGCTATCCGACTGCCACATGTGAAGTATATTTGCCCCCATGC GCCCAGAATTCCCGTCACTCTTAACATGAAGATGACAATGCCCTCGTG GTTTGATCTGATGGGCTTGAGCCCAGACTCCCCAGAGGATGAGGCTGGGATCAAAAGGGCAGCAGAGAATA TTAAGGCCATAATTGACCATGAGGCTAAAAACGGCATCCCTCCGAACCGTGTGCTTCTTGGAGGCTTCTCTCAG GGTGGGGCTCTGTCCCTTTATACAGCCCTAACCTGCCAGCAACAGTTGGCTGGGGTTGTGGCTCTCAGTTGCTGGCTCCCGCTCCACAAGACCTTTCCACAG GCGGCGAGCGCTAGCGCCAACAAGAACATCCCCATCCTACAGTGCCACGGGGAGATGGACCAGATGATACCCGTGCAGTTCGGGGCCATGACGGCAGAGAAGCTCAAGACCATCGTCAGCCCCACAAAAATCACCTTTAAATCCTACCCAGGACTTCAGCACAGCTCCTGTCCTCAG gagatggaggctgtaaAGGAATTCATTGAGAAGCAGTTGCCCCGGATTTGA
- the pithd1 gene encoding PITH domain-containing protein 1, with product MSGHGHSHGGGGNGCGCEGEHEPAERGLEYALYQRIDIEKLQCLNESREGDGKLVFKPWDKRTDREKFVESDADEELLFNIPFTGSVKLKGIIIAGEDDDSHPAEIRLYKNIPQMSFDDTGREPEQAFRLNRDPLAELEYPTKIARFSNVEHLSIHISKNFGSESTRVFYIGLRGEYTEAHRHEVTICTYEASANPADHKVESLIPQTNFIS from the exons ATGTCCGGCCACGGTCATAGTCACGGTGGTGGTGGGAATGGCTGCGGCTGTGAAGGGGAGCACGAGCCCGCGGAGAGGGGCCTGGAGTACGCACTATATCAACGCATTGACATCGAGAAACTGCAGTGTCTCAacgagagcagagagggggacggGAAACTCGTTTTCAAACCTTGGGATAAGCGGACGGACCGTGAAAAG TTTGTGGAGAGTGATGCTGACGAGGAACTCCTGTTCAACATCCC GTTTACTGGCAGTGTCAAACTGAAAGGCATCATAATTGCTGGTGAAGATGATGATTCACACCCTGCAGAAATAAGACT TTACAAGAACATCCCCCAAATGTCCTTTGATGACACGGGCAGAGAGCCAGAGCAAGCTTTCCGCCTCAACAGGGACCCGCTTGCAGAGCTAGAGTACCCCACCAA GATTGCCCGTTTCTCCAATGTGGAACATCTGTCTATCCATATATCAAAGAACTTTGGTTCAGAGTCCACCAGGGTCTTCTACATAGGGCTCAGAGGAGAGTACACGGAG GCTCACAGACACGAAGTCACCATCTGCACCTACGAGGCCTCTGCAAACCCTGCTGACCACAAAGTTGAATCTCTCATCCCACAAACCAATTTCATATCCTGA